CAAGGTTTTTCCAGTTCATATGTAGCGGTATTTATGCGCAGGTGTATAGCGGATCGAGAACAATGCCTTTGGCCAACTGACCCAACATTGGCATCTGACGCATTGTGCGCACCATCATCCGGTGGCCGTGCAGGCGCTATTGTGGATAAAAATCATCGCCTTCACGCTCTTTCACGCCTTTGCCATCTTGCATGGCAAACGGTTCCGCCTGAGGCAAGTGACGTTGCAGGAACTGCGCCAACAGATTTACCGCTCGTTGCTCTGTTCCTGGCCGCTTTCCTTGTTCAGCGGGTAGGTGCCCCCGGTGGCAGCCGAATTTTATTAGCAACGTAAAAACCTGAGTCCATCAGGTCTCCAGCGGACTTGCCTCGCACAGGTCCGCCGGCCGCGCTTTGGCTTCAATTACGGATGCCGCGTGGTCTTTCAGCAGGCGGACCGCCCGGCAAAAATACAAATTCCTGCACTCAGGATAAAGCTAATCCCGTCGTGCGAAATTGCAGGAAAGTTTGCTCATTTCTTTACATTTGAGTCCCCCAAAATTAAAGTGGGGTTGGTTCACGACATGGGTGACAGTATTAAACAGTCAAAGCCAAAGCGGCCCGCCAGCGGTCTTTTAATTGCCGCTGGCTTCTCGCTGGTTTTGTGCCTCGTCATTGGCGTTGGTCTTTTTCTGGTTGTGCGCCAGCGGTCTGGCTTGACGCAACCCAAGCATGGTGTTTCCGCCCTGCTTTTCAATTACGCGGAACCGCAGCCGGTTGCCTATCAAAAGTACGCCGGTTCTCAAAGCTGCCTGGCGTGCCACGAGCCCGCCTTCACTCCCTGGCGTGCCTCGCACCACGCCTTGGCCGAACGCCCGCTCAAACCGGAATTGGATACCGCCGCGTTTTCTCCATCACAAACCTTCAAGCACGGGACGCAAACCTCCACGGTCCGATTCACGCAGCGCCGTTGCGAACTCCTTACCCAAGGTCCCTCCGGCAAGGCGGAGACTTTTATCGCCGACCGTGTGATCGGACATGACCCGTTACGCCAATATCTCATCGCCAAGCCCGATGGCCGTTATCAGGTCGCTGAGATTGCGTCTGACCCTAAAAAAGGCGATTGGTTCAATGTGTATGGCAATGAAGACCGTCAGGCGGGCGAATGGGGGCACTGGACCGGGCGCGGCATGACGTGGAACACGATGTGTGCGGCGTGCCACAACACCCGCCTGCGAAAGAATTATCAACCCGCCACCGATACCTACAATACCGCCATGGTCGAAATGGGAGTTGGCTGTGAGGCTTGCCACGGCCCCATGGCAGACCATGTTGCCTGGCAGAAATTGTTTCCCCCGCCACCTGGCCCGAGGAATCCCAGCCGCAAAGATCCCACGCTACAAAAAATGGACAAGAATCAGGTGTTCGATACCTGTGGTATGTGCCATGCCCGCCGGGGAGAGTTCACTGGCGATTTCAAACCTGGCGATTCGTTTTTTGACCATCACAGCCTCACCATTCCCGATGAAACGGATACCTTCTATCCGGATGGCCAGATTCGTGATGAAGATTACGAATACACCGCCTTTCTCGGCAGCCGGATGTATGCCTCGAAAGTCCGCTGTATTGATTGTCACGATCCGCATACCGCCAAACCGCGCCTCACAGGCAACGCCTTATGCCTCACTTGCCACAGTGCCCCAATTCCCCCGGCACCCAGAATTGTTCCCGCCACCCATGCGCATCATAAGGTCAACGCCGGTGGAGACTCCTGCACGGGGTGCCACATGCCGATCACCACGTACATGCAGCGGCATCCGCGCCACGATCACGGGTTCACCATTCCTGATCCCCTCCTCACCAAACAGTTCGCCATCCCCAATGCCTGTAACCGTTGTCACACCAATCAGACGGAGACGATGGAGTGGGCTTTGGATTGGACGCAGAAATGGTATGGCAAAAAGATGGACCGACCTTATCGCGCTCGCGCGACCACGATCGCCAAGGCGCGTAATGGCGAAGCCACCGCGTTGGATGCCCTGCTGAAAGTGGCACGGGAGGATAAAAACGCGCTTTGGCGAGCGTCGGCTACCGGGCTTGCGCGCCGTTGGAGCCAGGAACCCAAGGTTATTAATGCTTTGCTGGAACAGGCCAAGGACCCCGCGCCCATGGTGCGCGCGGTGTCCGCCCGGTGTCTTGAGCCGACCCAGAGTACGTATGCCCGGAGCGTTTTGGGGAACTTGTTGAATGATCCTTCTCGTGCCGTGCGCGTGGAGGCGGCTTGGTCATTGCGGACTACGGTGGACACCAACTCGTTGGCTGGCCAGGACCTGATGCGCTATCTGCGGCATAACCTGGATCAGCCATCCGGGTTGCTGCAAATGGGCGTATTCCAAAACGATCGCAACGATCATGAGGGGGCGCTGGCCTCGTTCCAAAAAGCGGTGAGTTGGGATGGTGGGTCGGCCCCGCTGCATCATGCACTGGCGGTTTGTCTGAGCCAGAATGGCCAGTCTGCCGCAGCCGTGCGCGAATTGGAAATCGCCTGCAAACTGGTCCCGCGCGATGCGGAATATCGTTTCAAATTGGGCCTGGCCTATCACGAGGCCAGTCAGCCCAAGGCCGCCTTGAATGCCTTGGAGGAGGCCGTGAAACTCGATCCCCAATACAGTCAGGCGTGGTACAATCTTGGGTTATCCTATTCTGCTGCCGGCCAGTCCGACCAGGCGCTGACGGCGCTTAGCCGCGCCGAGATGTTGAATGCCGGTTCCCGGGAAATCCCCTATGCGCGTGCCACTATCCTTGCCCGGTTGGGGCGGGTGCGTGAGGCGCGTTCCGCCGTTAGCCGGGCGCTGGAACTTGCGCCGGGATATTCGGAAGCCATTCAACTGTTGCAAACACTGTCGTCCGAGCGATGAAAAAATTCTAAAACCCTCCAAGCACCGCATGAAAATAAGCGTCCGTAAAATGAAATGACCACGACCTCCTGAGAGGTTTATGAAACCACAAAATGGACCCAAATCGCAGTAAGAAATAAACTTACTACGCCACAGCACACGGATATCCACAGGAGGCTGCTCACTCCCAAATTCTCGTCCAGAATGTCCCGTCCAAAAAGGTTTTTTTGTTTCATTTGGCACACCCCAAAAAATTCTGCGTCTGTCTATTAGAGGATTATCAGATAGATCAACAACGCACTCAGGAACAGGCTGATAACACCACAGAATAGGGAAGTCCAAAGCAAGCCGTTTTCCCCCTCGCGCTTCTGCGCCAGGTGCTTTGGCCAACGCCCAGAAGGTTGCGAGGATATTCCCGGCAACGGTCGAGACAAAAAGCCGCTTACTAATGATGATAACACAGCGTCGTTATTCTTTTACCCTCATACCCCGTTCAATTCATTGGTGGGCACCATAGGTCATCCACCGCATTTCGTCAAGCATGGAGTTAAACCATTTTTACACCCCACGAATACACCGCCATGCTCCTACCGAGTTGACGATCTCCCTACTTAGGTTATTCAAAACAATGGCGTGAAACAATGGCGTTGAAATTCTCATCAGGATCGCGCATGGTGAATCTTGTGATGCGTATGAAGCACCTAAAATATCCGCCGCTGACTGGCTTGCTAGTGATGCCGACCACACTATGTGCGTTGTTGCTTGGGCTGGTTGCGGAAACCGGTTGCATTTCTTCCACCACTGCAAATCAGCAGGTTGCCATGGAAAAGCCGCGTGCCAGTCAGGGGGTGCTGACGCAGGAGGCGCGCGAGGATGGTTTGCTGCAAATGGCTCAGGCGCTGGCGCAAAACGAGCCCAAGAAAGAACCGGCATCGACTGTTCCCACACCACCTGCTGTTCCCGCTCCCGTAGTTGTTCCGGTTGCGGCGGGTCCTGGAATTGCAGGGGTGCTGGTGCAGTTGCCCAAACTTTCGGCCACCGAAACCGAGGAAATTATTGCTGCGCTTTGCCTGCGGTTTGAAACCGAACTCGGCTATGTCAAGGCTTCGAGCACGGAACGGAACCTGTTACCCCCACTGGCCGAGGATGCCGAACATGCTGTCGCATTGGTTCG
The sequence above is drawn from the Verrucomicrobiota bacterium genome and encodes:
- a CDS encoding ammonia-forming cytochrome c nitrite reductase subunit c552 — its product is MGDSIKQSKPKRPASGLLIAAGFSLVLCLVIGVGLFLVVRQRSGLTQPKHGVSALLFNYAEPQPVAYQKYAGSQSCLACHEPAFTPWRASHHALAERPLKPELDTAAFSPSQTFKHGTQTSTVRFTQRRCELLTQGPSGKAETFIADRVIGHDPLRQYLIAKPDGRYQVAEIASDPKKGDWFNVYGNEDRQAGEWGHWTGRGMTWNTMCAACHNTRLRKNYQPATDTYNTAMVEMGVGCEACHGPMADHVAWQKLFPPPPGPRNPSRKDPTLQKMDKNQVFDTCGMCHARRGEFTGDFKPGDSFFDHHSLTIPDETDTFYPDGQIRDEDYEYTAFLGSRMYASKVRCIDCHDPHTAKPRLTGNALCLTCHSAPIPPAPRIVPATHAHHKVNAGGDSCTGCHMPITTYMQRHPRHDHGFTIPDPLLTKQFAIPNACNRCHTNQTETMEWALDWTQKWYGKKMDRPYRARATTIAKARNGEATALDALLKVAREDKNALWRASATGLARRWSQEPKVINALLEQAKDPAPMVRAVSARCLEPTQSTYARSVLGNLLNDPSRAVRVEAAWSLRTTVDTNSLAGQDLMRYLRHNLDQPSGLLQMGVFQNDRNDHEGALASFQKAVSWDGGSAPLHHALAVCLSQNGQSAAAVRELEIACKLVPRDAEYRFKLGLAYHEASQPKAALNALEEAVKLDPQYSQAWYNLGLSYSAAGQSDQALTALSRAEMLNAGSREIPYARATILARLGRVREARSAVSRALELAPGYSEAIQLLQTLSSER